In Edaphobacter paludis, a single window of DNA contains:
- the mobF gene encoding MobF family relaxase translates to MLTISKSLSAGQARTYHAREFTSERQNYWSRDQQGHSEWQGSLAKEWGLRGNVGAEEFARLSEGRHPANDAQLVKHQPARTYENQYGKQITSSEHRAGWDATFSAPKSVSLTALVGGDDRVREAHRESVRVALQELERYTQARIGNVHAPETTGKFVTATFEHDTARPVDGYAAPQLHTHAVVFNVTERDNGQTRALQERSLFQSQQYATTVYRSELAMKLQSLGYEIERGKHGQPEIKGYSQEYLEASSPRRVQIKEHLQEIGREGAGAAQVAAHRTRDSKEIHSPEEVLQQHRDLAARFGHQADRVVAMAREPRHEVQLEKTAQQSVTYSRNHVFERSAVQDERAILQAAIDRSMGQASHSQVRQEFEQRVARGEFREITRTDGRAAPLYTTAEMMRMEREIVGHMQRGNQWSYSDPMLVSSQLRIWTEDRHPELNRSQRKAVDEIFISREKIVGLDGVAGAGKTTTLSVVREGAEAQGYKVEGFAPTSRAAHKLAEAGMETSTLQRHLAKGTQTDTGEKCLYVLDESSLASTRQMHEFIERLHRNDRVLLVGDSRQHEAVEAGRPFAQLQEAGMRTATLNEIVRQRDPELKQIVEQLASGQVRAAVESLDQQGRVHQVQGYEERIAAIAREYAKSPAGTLVVSPDNRSRSEINQRIHDELQSRGLVDRQEHSVRTLVPRQEMTGADRGWAQQYKVDDILRYSRTSKETGIEKGEYTRVVAVNAQENTLTVARANGEQTTYDPRRQVGVSVYREQERKFSLGDRIQFTAPSHEMKIANRDLGTVESIGRDGTMRLRLDDERHVDFNPQHHPHLDHGYAVTSYSSQGQTAERVLVHVDTELAAKDLLNSRMAYVSISRGQFDAQIFTDNLEKLPKALGHDVSHQSAYKPEQNIPKIPAKSVPTLHQEPEISMGFGLGL, encoded by the coding sequence ATGTTGACGATCTCTAAATCGCTGTCTGCTGGACAAGCACGGACGTATCACGCGCGTGAGTTCACCTCGGAACGACAGAACTATTGGAGCCGAGATCAGCAAGGGCATAGCGAGTGGCAAGGGAGCCTCGCAAAGGAGTGGGGCTTGCGTGGCAACGTAGGGGCTGAGGAGTTTGCTCGTTTGAGCGAAGGACGGCACCCAGCGAACGATGCGCAGCTCGTCAAGCACCAGCCTGCCAGGACCTACGAGAATCAGTACGGCAAGCAAATCACCAGTTCTGAACACCGTGCAGGATGGGATGCGACGTTCTCCGCACCCAAGTCTGTTTCGCTAACAGCCCTTGTGGGTGGCGATGATCGTGTACGTGAGGCGCATCGTGAAAGTGTTCGCGTGGCGTTGCAGGAGTTGGAGCGGTACACACAGGCCCGCATTGGGAACGTCCATGCGCCGGAGACAACAGGCAAGTTCGTCACCGCTACCTTCGAACATGACACCGCTCGTCCTGTAGACGGCTATGCTGCGCCGCAGCTTCATACTCACGCAGTCGTCTTCAATGTGACTGAGCGAGACAATGGGCAGACGCGCGCATTGCAAGAGCGCAGCCTCTTCCAGTCGCAACAGTACGCGACAACCGTGTACCGATCCGAGCTTGCGATGAAGCTGCAAAGTCTCGGATATGAAATTGAACGCGGCAAGCATGGTCAGCCCGAGATCAAGGGCTATTCGCAGGAGTATTTGGAAGCATCGAGTCCACGTCGTGTGCAGATCAAAGAACACCTACAGGAGATTGGAAGAGAGGGCGCGGGCGCGGCGCAAGTAGCTGCTCACCGCACACGCGACAGCAAGGAAATCCATTCGCCTGAAGAAGTGTTGCAGCAGCACCGCGACCTGGCTGCTCGATTCGGCCATCAAGCAGATCGTGTCGTTGCAATGGCACGGGAGCCGCGCCATGAAGTGCAACTGGAAAAGACGGCGCAACAGTCAGTGACATATTCTCGCAACCATGTCTTTGAACGCTCTGCTGTTCAGGACGAACGCGCAATCCTGCAAGCAGCGATAGACCGCAGCATGGGACAGGCTTCCCACAGCCAGGTGCGACAGGAGTTTGAGCAGCGGGTAGCGCGTGGGGAGTTTCGGGAGATTACACGTACAGATGGCCGGGCAGCGCCACTGTATACGACTGCCGAAATGATGCGGATGGAGCGAGAGATCGTTGGCCATATGCAGCGCGGCAATCAGTGGAGCTATAGCGACCCGATGTTGGTGTCGTCACAGTTGCGAATCTGGACAGAAGATCGTCACCCCGAGTTGAATCGTTCGCAACGCAAGGCGGTGGATGAGATCTTCATCAGTCGCGAGAAGATTGTTGGACTCGATGGTGTCGCTGGTGCAGGCAAGACCACGACGCTCTCCGTTGTCCGCGAGGGTGCCGAAGCCCAGGGCTATAAAGTCGAAGGATTTGCACCGACATCTCGCGCAGCACACAAGCTGGCTGAGGCCGGCATGGAGACCTCAACTCTCCAGCGTCATCTTGCGAAAGGGACGCAGACTGACACTGGAGAGAAGTGCTTATATGTACTTGACGAGTCTTCGCTGGCGTCCACGCGCCAGATGCATGAGTTCATCGAGCGTCTCCATCGAAATGATCGTGTGCTGTTGGTGGGAGATAGCCGCCAACATGAGGCCGTGGAAGCTGGCCGTCCGTTCGCGCAACTACAGGAAGCCGGTATGCGGACGGCGACGTTGAATGAGATCGTTCGCCAGCGCGATCCAGAGTTGAAACAGATCGTCGAGCAGCTAGCGAGCGGGCAGGTTAGAGCCGCAGTCGAAAGCCTTGACCAACAGGGTCGTGTACATCAGGTACAGGGATACGAGGAACGCATCGCGGCCATTGCGCGGGAGTATGCAAAGTCTCCCGCCGGAACATTGGTCGTTTCGCCGGATAATCGTTCGCGCAGCGAGATCAATCAGCGGATACACGATGAGCTGCAATCGCGTGGACTTGTGGACAGGCAAGAGCATTCCGTGCGGACGCTTGTTCCGCGTCAGGAGATGACGGGCGCGGATCGCGGTTGGGCACAGCAGTACAAGGTCGATGACATCTTGCGGTACTCGCGCACATCGAAGGAGACTGGCATCGAGAAGGGAGAATACACCCGCGTCGTTGCCGTGAATGCCCAGGAGAACACTCTGACCGTGGCGCGGGCGAATGGGGAACAGACGACCTATGATCCGCGTCGTCAGGTTGGAGTCTCCGTTTACCGGGAGCAGGAGAGAAAGTTCTCGTTGGGTGATCGAATACAGTTCACAGCGCCCAGCCATGAGATGAAGATTGCCAATCGTGACCTGGGGACTGTCGAGAGCATCGGGCGGGATGGAACGATGCGGCTGCGGTTGGATGATGAGCGCCACGTCGATTTCAATCCGCAACACCATCCGCATCTTGACCACGGTTACGCCGTGACCAGCTACTCCAGCCAGGGCCAGACTGCGGAGCGCGTGCTGGTTCATGTAGACACGGAGCTTGCCGCAAAGGATTTGCTCAATAGCCGCATGGCCTATGTCTCGATCTCGCGCGGTCAATTCGACGCGCAGATATTTACCGACAATCTGGAGAAGTTGCCGAAAGCGTTAGGGCATGACGTTTCGCACCAGAGCGCCTATAAGCCGGAGCAGAATATCCCGAAGATACCGGCAAAGAGTGTGCCGACTCTGCATCAAGAGCCCGAGATCAGCATGGGGTTTGGATTAGGCCTGTGA
- a CDS encoding helix-turn-helix domain-containing protein, which produces MAGKNLVEFTRGRLLSSTQEADELVFEPGRRKPPRRVTIAPEDKILVSREEAAQLLSISQRGLDYLVASKRLPTRRIGGRVLIPVADLRMYARCDHPERIVS; this is translated from the coding sequence ATGGCAGGAAAGAATCTCGTTGAATTCACCAGAGGTAGATTGCTGTCGTCCACACAGGAAGCGGACGAGCTTGTCTTCGAACCGGGTCGTAGAAAGCCACCCCGGCGCGTGACCATTGCGCCCGAGGACAAAATTCTCGTGAGCCGCGAAGAGGCTGCACAGCTTCTATCCATCAGCCAGCGTGGACTGGACTACCTTGTTGCCTCGAAACGTCTGCCGACAAGACGGATCGGCGGGCGTGTTCTCATCCCTGTAGCTGATCTACGCATGTATGCTCGCTGTGATCATCCTGAAAGGATTGTGAGCTGA
- a CDS encoding tyrosine-type recombinase/integrase: MANASSKKPKPIKGVYEHPVDSGIWWINYYVEGRRHREKVGRRSDAVTLYQKRKTDARMGIKLPEVRPRRAILFEEIAEDALVYSKEHKASYPGDRSTVGKLLPVFGKTPVAEITPQSIKAYLDTRDDLTKTTINRYRGTLSMIFQEAIRNGKVEQNPARLVRLHREDNGRVRFVTYEEEAMIRRIIRERCPVHEPELTLALETGMRRGEQYSLEWDRVDLERRQLLLLRTKNGTARVVILTASAVKALEKLRIRRNPDWKQVCLTRYGEPMVSPRAWFELVMEEAIKKNPALHDVTWHIFRHTYISRLVMAGVDLRTVQELAGHKDIKMTTRYAHLAPSHKLAAVDRLAEHRRMQELGQTTQPAM, from the coding sequence GTGGCAAACGCATCGAGCAAGAAACCGAAGCCGATAAAAGGAGTGTACGAGCATCCCGTCGATAGTGGTATCTGGTGGATCAACTATTACGTGGAAGGACGAAGACACCGCGAAAAAGTTGGTCGCCGCTCCGATGCAGTCACACTCTATCAGAAGCGAAAAACGGACGCCCGTATGGGAATCAAGTTGCCGGAGGTAAGGCCACGGCGGGCAATTCTCTTTGAGGAAATCGCGGAAGATGCCCTTGTCTATTCGAAAGAGCATAAAGCCTCCTATCCAGGCGACCGCTCAACTGTCGGGAAGCTGCTGCCAGTCTTTGGGAAAACACCCGTCGCCGAAATTACCCCACAGTCGATCAAAGCCTATCTCGATACGCGGGATGACCTGACCAAGACGACGATCAACCGGTACCGCGGTACGCTCTCGATGATCTTCCAGGAAGCCATCCGTAACGGGAAGGTGGAGCAAAATCCCGCTCGCCTCGTTCGGTTGCATCGCGAAGATAACGGTAGAGTACGGTTCGTCACATACGAAGAAGAGGCTATGATTCGGCGGATCATTCGCGAGCGATGCCCAGTTCACGAGCCTGAGCTGACGCTGGCTCTCGAAACTGGAATGCGGCGCGGCGAACAGTATTCCTTGGAGTGGGACCGGGTGGACTTGGAGCGCCGCCAGTTGCTCCTCCTCCGGACGAAGAACGGGACGGCTCGGGTGGTCATCCTCACGGCCTCTGCGGTGAAAGCTCTTGAAAAACTGCGAATAAGGCGCAATCCTGACTGGAAACAAGTTTGCCTCACCCGATACGGAGAGCCAATGGTCTCTCCACGAGCGTGGTTTGAACTTGTGATGGAAGAAGCCATCAAGAAGAATCCGGCTCTGCACGATGTGACCTGGCACATTTTCCGGCACACATACATTTCTCGCTTGGTGATGGCAGGAGTTGATCTGCGGACTGTACAAGAGTTGGCGGGCCATAAAGACATCAAGATGACGACCCGTTACGCTCACCTGGCTCCGTCACACAAACTCGCGGCTGTTGATCGACTCGCCGAGCACAGGAGAATGCAAGAACTGGGTCAAACTACTCAACCGGCAATGTAA
- a CDS encoding dehydrogenase E1 component subunit alpha/beta, which yields MSIPPITQFLPKVSVPTKATVALYRKVLAVFYIEERMKAFTRHGKCSFWASCRGHEVTQLGVVSFLRPGHDWFFPYYRSKGTVVGVGLSFRDIFLGMLSREGDPSSGGRNMPEHFSSRRLNLVSRTACVGSQFLPAVGVAKAVKAEGTDAVVYVESGDGAASEGEFFEALNWASREKLPMLFVIQNNGYAISVPQRIQTASSIRKIAEGFGIHAVEIDGTSYECVYETAPDLIRSVRQGNGPVLIEAKVVRLDSHSSSDDQRKYRSEEELRHVAELDPLQQMERWMMENKTISSTEIEQIRREIKEEVDSAANWADAQPGPDVHDLCAGIYAEIKPERTAVPCPRYVSEKSVTFIDAINHGLSEEMQRNPKIVMWGEDIADPKGGVFGVTRGLRDMFGERVSNSPLAEASIVGVAGGMALAGYKPIVEIQFADYLWPAAMQLRNEIPTVRWRSDGAWTCPVVVRIAVGGYIKGGPWHSTCVESFFSHIPGWRIVFPSCAEDAKGLIKAAARSQDPVIFLEHKSLYRLVQAKSLEPDADYVVPFGRGRILCEGTDATIVTWGITVYHALEVARQLQQQGKSVEVLDLRSIIPFDEEMIYESVRKTNRIVIAHEDSLTMGFGAELAARIAANCIDALDAPVLRVTAKDSFVPSAPALEALVLPSVGGLRAAIEQTLLY from the coding sequence ATGAGTATTCCCCCGATTACCCAATTCCTGCCGAAAGTATCAGTTCCGACAAAGGCTACAGTGGCGTTGTACCGGAAGGTGCTTGCCGTCTTTTACATCGAAGAACGGATGAAGGCATTCACTCGACACGGTAAATGTTCATTTTGGGCGTCATGTCGCGGTCATGAAGTAACCCAATTAGGAGTCGTTTCTTTCTTAAGGCCAGGCCATGACTGGTTCTTTCCCTATTACCGTTCGAAGGGTACCGTGGTTGGGGTTGGGCTTTCTTTCAGAGATATTTTTCTGGGGATGTTAAGCCGGGAGGGCGACCCGAGTTCAGGCGGACGCAATATGCCTGAGCATTTTTCTTCCCGGCGATTGAATTTAGTGTCACGGACCGCATGCGTGGGTTCACAGTTTCTTCCCGCTGTGGGCGTCGCCAAAGCCGTAAAAGCAGAGGGTACAGACGCTGTCGTCTATGTGGAATCCGGAGACGGAGCAGCCAGCGAAGGAGAATTCTTTGAGGCATTAAATTGGGCATCGAGGGAGAAACTTCCGATGCTATTTGTGATCCAGAACAATGGATACGCAATCAGCGTTCCGCAGCGGATACAGACGGCTTCCTCAATTCGAAAAATAGCGGAGGGCTTCGGCATTCATGCAGTGGAGATCGATGGAACCTCATACGAATGCGTGTATGAGACCGCTCCAGATCTGATTCGGTCTGTGCGGCAAGGAAATGGCCCCGTCTTGATCGAAGCGAAGGTTGTCCGGCTGGATTCGCATTCTTCTTCTGATGACCAGCGAAAATACCGGAGTGAAGAAGAACTCCGCCATGTTGCTGAACTCGATCCACTGCAACAAATGGAGCGATGGATGATGGAAAACAAGACCATCAGCTCCACGGAGATAGAGCAAATTCGACGAGAAATAAAAGAAGAAGTAGACAGCGCCGCCAATTGGGCAGATGCACAACCTGGGCCTGACGTCCATGACCTGTGTGCCGGCATTTACGCTGAGATAAAACCTGAGAGAACAGCAGTTCCGTGTCCACGCTATGTTTCTGAGAAATCCGTCACCTTCATCGATGCAATCAACCATGGACTGAGTGAGGAAATGCAGCGAAACCCCAAGATCGTCATGTGGGGGGAAGATATTGCTGATCCCAAAGGCGGCGTTTTTGGTGTGACTCGTGGACTCCGGGACATGTTCGGCGAGCGGGTAAGCAATTCGCCACTGGCGGAAGCAAGCATTGTTGGCGTGGCTGGAGGAATGGCGCTTGCCGGATATAAGCCCATCGTCGAGATTCAGTTTGCAGACTATCTTTGGCCCGCTGCGATGCAGCTACGGAATGAAATCCCGACCGTGCGCTGGAGAAGCGACGGAGCATGGACATGTCCGGTGGTTGTCCGCATTGCGGTCGGTGGATACATCAAAGGCGGGCCTTGGCATTCAACCTGTGTCGAGAGTTTCTTCTCGCACATTCCGGGCTGGCGAATTGTGTTTCCGAGTTGCGCCGAAGACGCAAAGGGTCTTATCAAGGCGGCGGCCCGTTCTCAGGACCCGGTTATTTTTCTTGAACACAAGAGCCTCTACCGTCTCGTGCAGGCAAAGAGCCTTGAGCCGGATGCAGATTACGTGGTGCCGTTTGGACGCGGTCGGATACTCTGCGAAGGAACAGATGCAACGATTGTCACCTGGGGCATAACTGTCTATCACGCTCTTGAGGTTGCGCGTCAATTGCAACAACAAGGGAAATCAGTTGAGGTATTGGATCTACGTTCCATCATTCCTTTCGACGAAGAAATGATCTATGAGAGTGTCCGAAAGACCAACCGCATCGTGATAGCGCATGAAGACTCACTGACGATGGGCTTTGGCGCAGAGTTAGCCGCGCGCATTGCCGCAAACTGCATCGACGCGTTGGATGCTCCGGTCCTTCGCGTGACCGCGAAGGATTCCTTTGTGCCGTCGGCGCCCGCGCTAGAAGCGCTGGTCTTGCCTTCAGTGGGCGGTCTCCGCGCTGCTATCGAACAGACATTGCTTTACTAA
- a CDS encoding universal stress protein has protein sequence MAHAYIPPTSAFADPEISLACEAMEDLRHRLENRLLKETQAAFLHDIKCTTLLRVGGSKDLLDDLSNADLIVVGTSGETGLEKAALGSVAETIFRSSRIPVLTVGPHCRCGGEGEAVIKTVLYATDFSPGATIALPYALSIAKEHQAELILLYVKDDNDVPFSFERTMASEEPLEKLHQLTPANKTTCIVGFGRSDAVILAEAKNRGANLIVIGARGVGAFASVVSHFGGGTAYKVAASADCPVFTIREA, from the coding sequence TTGGCGCATGCCTATATCCCCCCGACGAGTGCCTTTGCGGATCCCGAGATCTCCCTCGCCTGCGAGGCAATGGAGGATCTGCGGCACCGCCTAGAAAACCGTCTGCTCAAAGAGACGCAAGCCGCCTTCCTTCACGACATCAAGTGCACCACACTGCTTCGTGTAGGAGGGAGCAAGGATCTGCTGGACGACCTGAGCAATGCCGACCTGATCGTGGTCGGAACATCGGGTGAGACCGGTTTGGAAAAGGCAGCCCTTGGATCGGTTGCAGAGACGATCTTTCGCTCCTCGAGGATTCCGGTACTCACCGTTGGACCGCATTGTCGTTGTGGTGGGGAAGGAGAAGCTGTAATTAAGACGGTACTGTACGCGACAGACTTCTCGCCTGGTGCCACGATTGCTTTGCCGTATGCCTTGTCGATTGCCAAGGAACATCAGGCGGAACTGATTCTTCTATATGTGAAAGATGATAATGATGTTCCCTTTTCTTTCGAGCGCACAATGGCAAGCGAGGAGCCTTTAGAAAAACTTCATCAGCTTACCCCTGCCAATAAAACAACCTGTATCGTCGGCTTCGGGAGATCAGATGCGGTAATCCTCGCAGAAGCCAAGAATCGTGGAGCCAATCTCATCGTGATCGGGGCTCGGGGTGTTGGCGCGTTTGCGTCAGTCGTGTCCCACTTTGGCGGTGGTACAGCATATAAGGTCGCCGCCAGTGCTGATTGTCCTGTCTTCACCATACGCGAAGCGTAA
- a CDS encoding Hsp20 family protein: MSTSVAIQPSTAGRTMIEFPRISNIFEDFDALTKAIAQRAFGFFEQRGGSNGGAWDDWLRAESELLKQVPIEISESDENYTIRAEVPGYSVKDLTVQAEPNSICVHGKREQQKEEKAGKEIKYSEVSASELCRRIDLPRSINPDRVTADLTNGVLKLTLPKAAPPKTIEVKAA; the protein is encoded by the coding sequence ATGTCGACCTCAGTGGCGATACAGCCAAGCACCGCAGGCAGAACGATGATCGAGTTTCCGAGAATCAGCAATATCTTTGAGGATTTTGATGCTCTTACCAAAGCGATCGCTCAACGCGCTTTTGGATTCTTTGAGCAGCGCGGAGGCAGTAACGGCGGGGCTTGGGATGACTGGCTCCGGGCCGAATCGGAACTACTCAAGCAGGTCCCGATAGAAATCAGCGAATCCGATGAAAACTACACGATTCGAGCCGAAGTTCCTGGCTATAGTGTCAAGGATCTGACTGTTCAAGCGGAGCCAAATTCCATCTGCGTCCATGGCAAAAGAGAACAACAGAAAGAGGAAAAAGCAGGAAAGGAGATTAAGTACAGTGAAGTATCTGCGAGTGAACTATGCCGCCGTATTGACCTGCCCAGATCTATCAATCCGGACAGAGTTACTGCGGATTTGACGAACGGAGTTCTGAAACTCACCCTGCCCAAGGCGGCGCCACCCAAGACGATCGAAGTTAAAGCGGCATAA
- a CDS encoding BON domain-containing protein: MTNQVKQPQTDEQLRDVVLREIEWEPAIVSRDISVKVKDGVVLLTGFVHSYPEKFAAERAAKSVYGVSSIANDIEVKPAPSRTDPEIARDVSMALKMHALVPDDRIKATVRDGFVTLEGNVEWNYQRSNAESAAHTVTGIRGIVNDIRIKPAVSKAIVKEKIEDALRRSAEVDARRIYVSTHDNRVELNGYVRSWLERDEVERAAWAAPGVSQVVDNLVVSP; encoded by the coding sequence ATGACAAACCAGGTGAAACAACCCCAAACAGATGAGCAGCTTCGAGACGTTGTACTTCGAGAAATCGAATGGGAACCGGCGATCGTGTCTAGGGACATAAGCGTAAAGGTCAAAGACGGCGTCGTGTTACTTACGGGATTTGTCCATAGTTACCCCGAAAAATTCGCAGCCGAAAGGGCGGCAAAATCGGTGTACGGAGTTAGCTCCATAGCAAATGACATTGAGGTGAAGCCTGCGCCCTCGCGCACAGATCCTGAGATCGCACGGGACGTATCGATGGCATTGAAAATGCACGCCCTTGTGCCCGACGATCGGATTAAAGCGACGGTGCGCGACGGCTTTGTGACTCTGGAAGGCAATGTGGAATGGAACTATCAGCGCAGCAATGCCGAATCTGCCGCGCATACCGTAACGGGCATTCGCGGCATAGTCAATGACATACGGATAAAGCCTGCTGTTTCAAAAGCGATTGTCAAAGAAAAAATTGAGGATGCTCTTCGCCGAAGCGCAGAAGTAGATGCCCGACGCATTTATGTGAGCACACACGATAACAGAGTGGAACTCAATGGCTATGTTCGTTCGTGGTTGGAGCGCGATGAGGTGGAGCGGGCGGCCTGGGCGGCTCCTGGGGTTAGTCAGGTTGTCGACAATCTCGTTGTTTCACCTTAA
- the fdhF gene encoding formate dehydrogenase subunit alpha, protein MLQIAINGQLHRFQERLTILDALRFVKIEIPTLCYDERMKPLGGCRLCIVKANGSPHPVIACSTQISDGMVIETHTHEIEQLRRSLLQLLAHRYPADFVREFPDKEFHRLIRAYGLEEECTGKTSPELIDESNPYIRVDMSQCIYCYRCVRICEEMQGQFVWKIWNRGDAVRILPDSETNLRESSCVSCGACVDTCPTGALEDKSVLSLGAASNWTRTTCAYCGTGCEMNVGTREGQIVVIRPVQDAPVSRGHLCSKGRYAFDFVHAQDRVTHPMIRVNGSWQPASWDEAISFAAGALGRIVARHGSASVGVLGSARATNEENYLAQKFARTVLETNNVDCCARVCHAPTAAAMKLMLGAGAATNSFDDIERARTILICGANPTENHPILGARIKQAALNGTRLIVIDPRKIELTRYAALHLQLRPGMNIPLLNAIACAILEEDIQDEEFLNERVSQFQEFRHFIQEWTPERAALLCGVEARKIREAAHIYAREKPAMCIHGLGVTEHIQGTEGVMCLVNLALLTGNIGKPGTGINPLRGQNNVQGAAHMGCDPGTLTGSIPIKEGSDLFATVWQRPIPTQQGLNLLEMMDAAEEGHFKALWAIGYDIFLTNADAHATRRALSRLELVIVQDMFMNETAKEFGSIFLPAASSFEKTGTFMNAERRIQRVRKAIEPVGGSRPDWEIICDLARAMGKGDLFSFRSPEEIWNEIRSVWKAGAGINYERMEYGGLQWPCPAEDHPGTQILHKTTFSTGTQAALRLVDYKVPEESADDEYPFILNTGRTLYQFNAGTMTARTPNSLLCGGDFLDISTQDAQRLELFESELVRVRSRYGEAVLPIRITDSVAPGELFASFHTPHVFLNFLTGPHRDKFVDTPEYKLTAVRIERYSGL, encoded by the coding sequence TTGCTTCAGATAGCCATCAACGGCCAGCTGCATCGTTTTCAAGAGCGCCTCACCATCCTCGATGCCTTGCGCTTCGTGAAGATTGAGATACCAACCTTATGCTATGACGAACGGATGAAACCTTTAGGTGGCTGCCGGCTGTGCATCGTGAAAGCGAATGGTAGTCCTCACCCCGTCATTGCTTGCAGTACGCAGATCTCCGATGGCATGGTAATCGAAACCCATACGCATGAAATTGAGCAGTTACGACGATCACTTCTGCAGCTTCTGGCACATCGGTATCCGGCGGATTTCGTGCGAGAGTTTCCGGATAAGGAATTTCATCGCCTGATTCGGGCATACGGTCTTGAAGAGGAGTGCACGGGAAAGACCTCACCCGAACTGATTGACGAGTCGAATCCGTATATACGTGTAGACATGTCGCAGTGCATTTACTGTTATCGTTGCGTGCGGATCTGCGAAGAGATGCAGGGACAATTTGTCTGGAAGATCTGGAACCGTGGAGATGCCGTCCGGATTCTTCCCGACTCAGAAACCAATCTACGGGAAAGCTCGTGCGTGAGCTGTGGTGCCTGCGTGGATACATGTCCCACTGGAGCGCTGGAAGATAAGAGCGTCTTATCCTTGGGAGCTGCGAGCAATTGGACGAGGACCACCTGTGCTTATTGTGGAACCGGCTGTGAAATGAACGTGGGCACACGGGAGGGCCAGATCGTTGTGATCAGACCGGTGCAAGATGCTCCTGTGAGCCGGGGACACCTCTGTTCCAAGGGACGGTATGCCTTCGATTTCGTGCATGCTCAGGACCGGGTCACCCATCCGATGATTCGCGTAAACGGCTCTTGGCAGCCGGCATCCTGGGACGAGGCAATTTCCTTTGCGGCAGGCGCGCTAGGGCGCATCGTCGCGCGGCATGGCTCCGCCAGCGTTGGCGTCCTTGGGTCCGCGCGGGCAACCAACGAAGAAAATTATCTGGCTCAGAAATTCGCGCGAACTGTTCTCGAAACGAACAATGTCGATTGCTGTGCACGCGTTTGCCATGCCCCTACTGCGGCAGCCATGAAGCTAATGTTAGGCGCGGGCGCCGCCACGAATTCGTTTGACGATATTGAGCGAGCGCGCACCATTTTGATCTGTGGAGCAAATCCCACGGAAAACCATCCCATTCTAGGTGCGCGGATAAAGCAAGCAGCCCTGAATGGCACGCGTCTGATTGTCATTGATCCGCGCAAGATCGAGCTGACACGGTATGCGGCGTTACACCTGCAGCTTCGTCCAGGAATGAATATTCCACTTCTCAACGCGATAGCGTGCGCGATTCTCGAGGAGGATATACAGGATGAGGAATTTTTGAACGAGCGGGTTTCCCAATTTCAGGAATTTCGGCATTTCATTCAGGAGTGGACCCCTGAAAGGGCAGCACTTTTGTGCGGAGTAGAAGCGCGTAAAATCCGCGAAGCAGCGCACATCTACGCCCGGGAGAAACCTGCCATGTGTATTCATGGCCTGGGTGTAACTGAACACATACAAGGCACCGAAGGTGTCATGTGTCTCGTGAACCTTGCGCTTTTGACCGGAAATATCGGCAAGCCTGGCACCGGCATCAACCCGTTGCGCGGGCAGAATAATGTTCAGGGTGCAGCTCATATGGGATGCGATCCCGGCACTTTGACGGGCTCCATTCCCATCAAGGAGGGGAGCGACTTGTTTGCAACCGTATGGCAGAGGCCGATCCCGACACAGCAAGGCCTCAATCTGCTCGAGATGATGGACGCCGCCGAGGAAGGACATTTCAAAGCATTATGGGCTATCGGTTATGACATCTTCTTAACGAATGCCGACGCGCACGCGACGCGGCGCGCACTCTCGCGCCTGGAACTCGTGATCGTGCAGGACATGTTTATGAACGAAACAGCGAAGGAATTTGGCAGCATCTTTCTGCCTGCTGCTTCGTCGTTTGAAAAGACAGGAACATTCATGAATGCTGAAAGACGTATACAGCGCGTACGAAAAGCGATTGAGCCTGTCGGCGGTTCCAGACCTGATTGGGAGATTATCTGCGACCTCGCTCGTGCCATGGGGAAAGGAGATCTTTTCAGCTTTCGTTCCCCGGAAGAAATCTGGAATGAAATTCGCTCCGTGTGGAAGGCCGGAGCTGGGATAAATTATGAACGTATGGAATATGGTGGTCTGCAGTGGCCATGTCCTGCAGAAGATCATCCTGGCACGCAGATACTTCATAAAACGACATTTTCAACCGGCACACAAGCAGCACTCCGCCTAGTCGACTACAAGGTGCCCGAGGAATCTGCTGACGATGAGTACCCTTTCATTCTTAATACCGGCCGGACTCTCTATCAATTCAATGCCGGAACCATGACTGCACGCACCCCTAACTCGCTGCTGTGCGGCGGGGACTTTCTGGATATCTCAACCCAAGATGCTCAACGCCTAGAGCTATTCGAAAGCGAGCTTGTACGAGTCCGGAGCCGTTACGGGGAAGCGGTGCTTCCAATTAGAATCACCGATTCAGTTGCTCCCGGAGAGCTTTTTGCCAGCTTCCATACTCCGCACGTCTTCTTGAACTTTTTGACCGGCCCACATCGCGACAAGTTTGTTGATACGCCGGAATATAAGCTCACTGCCGTACGGATCGAACGTTATTCCGGTCTGTGA